The following proteins are encoded in a genomic region of Mycolicibacterium rutilum:
- a CDS encoding ketopantoate reductase family protein — translation MRVLILGAGGLGSVLGGYLANIGVDVTLVGRPAHTEAITRNGLRITGRRGDLVITDNLTAVDQTAKATGHFDYLVLAVKGKDTAQALAEADGLRDCVSSALSVQNTVEKDATLAGWLGPDRVIGASTIEGGTLLEPGLVRNHLTAEVTAYFGELDGTSSARVDDLTAAFTNAGLPAKAVGNIEQVEWEKLAQIALAAAWSVTALGAIPDASVFEGMEVREGAMYFVALAKDLLGVYRAKGYEPMNFFAPLSRLKELDALPTADAIEFVIGQGRAMREKGNSGHPSMYEDVLRRRKTEVDFMLAPYLAAAQELGMDTPTLRVAYQIIKTVDRFLA, via the coding sequence ATGCGCGTCCTGATCCTGGGCGCTGGTGGGCTCGGATCTGTCTTGGGCGGATATTTGGCGAACATTGGCGTCGATGTCACCCTGGTCGGCAGGCCCGCGCACACCGAGGCCATCACGCGCAACGGTCTCCGAATCACGGGCCGTCGGGGCGACCTGGTGATTACTGATAACTTGACCGCGGTCGACCAGACAGCCAAAGCCACGGGGCATTTCGATTACCTGGTGTTGGCAGTGAAGGGCAAAGATACCGCGCAGGCCCTGGCGGAGGCCGACGGGTTGCGTGATTGCGTGAGCAGCGCGTTGTCGGTGCAGAACACCGTCGAAAAGGATGCGACGCTCGCCGGGTGGCTTGGGCCCGACAGGGTGATCGGAGCCTCCACCATCGAGGGCGGCACCTTGCTCGAACCGGGGCTCGTCAGAAATCACCTTACAGCTGAGGTGACCGCTTACTTCGGCGAACTTGACGGGACATCTAGTGCGCGCGTCGACGACTTGACGGCTGCCTTCACCAACGCCGGCCTTCCTGCAAAGGCGGTAGGCAACATCGAGCAGGTCGAGTGGGAAAAGCTCGCCCAGATCGCGCTGGCGGCCGCGTGGTCGGTCACGGCACTGGGCGCAATCCCTGACGCCTCGGTCTTCGAGGGCATGGAGGTGCGCGAGGGAGCGATGTACTTCGTCGCGCTGGCAAAGGACCTTCTTGGGGTGTACCGGGCGAAGGGCTACGAGCCGATGAACTTCTTTGCGCCTCTCTCCCGCCTGAAGGAACTCGATGCCCTTCCGACGGCCGACGCGATCGAGTTTGTCATCGGGCAAGGCAGAGCAATGCGCGAGAAGGGAAACTCGGGACACCCCTCGATGTACGAGGATGTTCTGCGACGACGTAAGACCGAGGTCGACTTCATGCTGGCGCCTTATCTCGCCGCCGCTCAAGAACTGGGCATGGATA
- a CDS encoding dihydrodipicolinate synthase family protein: MTATTPLGSDARAWAAENLRGFYMCPVTPLTDEFELDEEGLRQNIDAFVEMGCTGLVVGGFFAEGWNMTLAEWQRYHEVVAGATAGRLPLFTIILDHSAYQAIEKMRFVESLGFTGAEIMNPSVQLKTDDDVVDYFDFVAPATGLALVLYRTPVSGFVYSHDAVARIAEHANVVGIKNGTLSWTDSIALRHRFGDHLVISEPNERYWAHDAALFGGRVLYGELSLILYGKRRQELHQYTDLAFAGELAGALPVSAKVDAIRQVYEEVLIGRIAATGSYVAAMPYLKAWFELLGLRAGPVRPPVKARLSAPEREVLQEKLTAAEAI, translated from the coding sequence ATGACCGCCACGACACCGCTGGGATCCGACGCCAGGGCGTGGGCCGCCGAGAACCTTCGAGGCTTCTATATGTGTCCTGTCACGCCCCTTACCGACGAGTTCGAGCTGGACGAAGAGGGTCTGCGGCAGAATATCGACGCGTTTGTGGAGATGGGGTGCACCGGCCTTGTCGTCGGCGGGTTTTTCGCCGAGGGATGGAACATGACGCTGGCCGAATGGCAGCGTTACCACGAGGTGGTCGCCGGTGCCACCGCCGGCCGCCTGCCCTTGTTCACAATCATTCTCGACCATTCGGCCTACCAGGCGATCGAAAAAATGCGGTTCGTGGAGTCCCTGGGCTTCACCGGCGCCGAGATCATGAACCCATCGGTGCAGCTCAAGACCGACGACGACGTGGTCGACTACTTCGACTTCGTGGCGCCCGCCACCGGGCTGGCGCTTGTGCTCTACCGGACGCCGGTATCCGGTTTCGTGTATAGCCACGACGCCGTCGCTCGGATCGCCGAGCACGCCAACGTCGTCGGGATCAAGAATGGCACTTTGAGTTGGACCGACAGCATCGCCTTACGCCACCGCTTCGGGGACCATCTTGTGATCAGCGAGCCGAATGAGCGCTATTGGGCTCATGATGCTGCGCTCTTCGGGGGTCGGGTGCTTTACGGGGAGCTCTCCCTGATCCTCTACGGGAAACGGCGGCAGGAACTGCACCAATACACCGACCTTGCGTTTGCTGGTGAACTCGCGGGGGCGCTACCTGTGTCGGCGAAGGTGGACGCAATTCGCCAGGTGTACGAAGAGGTGCTCATCGGCCGCATCGCGGCAACGGGTTCCTACGTCGCGGCCATGCCCTATCTGAAGGCGTGGTTCGAACTGTTGGGGCTGCGTGCCGGCCCGGTGCGACCGCCCGTCAAAGCCCGGCTGTCTGCTCCGGAGCGGGAAGTCCTGCAGGAGAAACTGACGGCCGCCGAGGCCATCTGA
- a CDS encoding IclR family transcriptional regulator — protein sequence MAGNTSTPGTTVTSRLLNILGAFDEGHNSLTLSELARRAGLPIATTHRLAAELVAGSALQRRADGQYVVGRLIWNAGLLAPVEGQLRQVAEPFLHDVYAATLATVHLAVRDGDEVLYLERMMGRTSVPIVSAVGSRLPMHCTGVGKVLLAHAPEDVKDRVFATLTRITPYTIVSPTVLSSQMQRIHREGVATTSEEMSLGACSLAVPVIRQTDHAVVAAIAVVVPTLKRDRQRLLGALQVAAHGIGRLL from the coding sequence TTGGCAGGGAACACTTCGACGCCGGGAACCACTGTCACCTCGCGTTTGCTGAACATTCTCGGCGCCTTCGACGAGGGGCATAACAGCCTGACGCTGTCCGAGTTGGCCCGCCGGGCCGGACTGCCGATTGCCACCACACACCGCCTTGCGGCCGAGTTGGTCGCCGGCTCGGCATTGCAGCGCCGCGCCGACGGTCAGTACGTGGTGGGCAGGCTGATCTGGAACGCGGGATTGCTGGCGCCGGTGGAAGGCCAATTGCGCCAGGTGGCTGAACCGTTCTTGCATGACGTATACGCGGCGACCCTTGCCACCGTGCACCTGGCCGTGCGCGATGGCGACGAGGTGCTGTACCTGGAACGGATGATGGGCCGGACATCCGTCCCGATTGTCAGCGCCGTCGGCAGCAGGCTGCCGATGCACTGCACCGGCGTTGGCAAGGTGCTGCTGGCCCACGCGCCGGAGGACGTTAAAGACCGAGTGTTCGCCACCTTGACTCGCATCACGCCGTACACCATCGTGTCGCCGACCGTGCTGTCTTCGCAGATGCAGCGCATCCATCGTGAAGGAGTGGCCACCACGAGCGAGGAGATGTCGCTGGGTGCATGTTCGCTGGCGGTGCCGGTCATCCGCCAGACCGACCACGCCGTAGTCGCCGCGATCGCCGTGGTGGTACCGACGCTGAAGCGCGATCGTCAGCGGCTTCTCGGCGCCCTGCAGGTCGCCGCGCACGGCATTGGGCGACTGCTATGA
- the pcaH gene encoding protocatechuate 3,4-dioxygenase subunit beta, with protein MTTLIDSNPDGAVASQSEISAEIGAIESAYQRAGVEETQPRLNYPPYRSSLLRHPTKDLHHADPEGVELWTPCFSERDVHPLEADLTVQHSGEPIGERLVVTGRVVDGAGRPVRRQLVEIWQANAGGRYIHKGDQHPSPIDPNFTGAGRCLTDEDGIYRFTTIKPGPYPWKNHRNAWRPAHIHFSLFGTEFTQRMVTQMYFPGDPLLCLDPIFQAIPDQKARSRLVASYDHELSTHEWATGYRWDVVLTGSARTPIENLGRGAHR; from the coding sequence GTGACAACGTTGATCGACAGCAATCCCGACGGCGCCGTAGCGAGCCAGTCGGAGATCAGCGCGGAGATCGGTGCGATCGAGTCCGCCTACCAGCGTGCAGGGGTCGAGGAGACGCAGCCGCGCCTGAATTATCCGCCTTACCGGAGCAGCCTGCTACGGCATCCGACAAAGGACCTTCACCACGCCGACCCGGAAGGGGTCGAGCTATGGACGCCGTGCTTCTCCGAACGCGACGTTCACCCGCTGGAGGCCGACCTCACCGTCCAGCACTCGGGTGAACCCATCGGCGAACGACTGGTGGTGACCGGCAGGGTCGTCGACGGCGCAGGGCGGCCGGTGCGGCGCCAGCTCGTCGAGATCTGGCAGGCCAACGCCGGCGGACGTTACATCCACAAGGGGGATCAGCACCCGTCCCCAATCGACCCCAACTTCACCGGCGCCGGCCGCTGTCTGACCGACGAGGACGGCATCTACCGGTTCACCACGATCAAGCCGGGGCCGTATCCGTGGAAGAACCACCGCAACGCGTGGCGGCCCGCACACATCCACTTCTCGCTCTTCGGCACGGAATTCACGCAGCGAATGGTCACCCAGATGTACTTCCCGGGTGACCCGCTCCTCTGCCTTGATCCGATCTTCCAGGCGATCCCGGATCAGAAGGCGCGCAGCCGGCTGGTGGCCAGCTACGATCACGAACTCAGCACCCACGAATGGGCTACCGGCTACCGATGGGACGTCGTCCTGACCGGGTCGGCGCGCACCCCAATCGAGAACCTCGGCCGCGGAGCCCACCGCTGA
- the pcaG gene encoding protocatechuate 3,4-dioxygenase subunit alpha, with protein sequence MSTLLPATPGQTVGPFFGYALPFDRCNELVPPGSPNAVQLHGVVADADGRGLPDALLEIWQADADGSIPNASGSLHRDGWTFTGWGRATTDEAGRYTFTTVIPGVSEPVAAPFISITVFARGLLNRLFTRAYIPGKQLENDSLLNTLTPERRDTLIATRDRTGLRFDVQLQGTPDKPETVFLRYPGHQR encoded by the coding sequence ATGTCCACGCTGCTGCCGGCCACCCCTGGCCAAACCGTCGGACCGTTCTTCGGCTATGCACTGCCCTTCGACAGGTGTAACGAGTTGGTGCCGCCCGGTTCGCCGAACGCTGTTCAGTTGCACGGCGTCGTCGCAGACGCCGACGGCCGAGGGTTACCCGACGCGCTGCTGGAGATCTGGCAGGCCGACGCCGACGGCAGCATCCCGAACGCCAGCGGCTCCCTGCACCGAGACGGCTGGACCTTCACCGGGTGGGGTCGTGCCACTACCGATGAAGCGGGGCGGTACACCTTTACCACCGTCATCCCCGGCGTCAGCGAACCCGTTGCCGCGCCGTTCATCTCGATCACCGTGTTCGCCAGGGGACTGCTGAACCGGTTGTTCACCCGCGCCTACATTCCCGGCAAGCAATTGGAGAACGATTCGCTGCTGAACACGCTTACGCCCGAGCGTCGTGACACGCTCATCGCCACCCGCGACCGAACCGGTCTACGCTTCGACGTCCAACTGCAGGGCACCCCGGACAAGCCCGAGACGGTCTTCTTGCGTTACCCGGGCCACCAACGATGA
- a CDS encoding lyase family protein translates to MIDLFWPGDDLAGDLMSDGAFLSAMVAVEQAWLDGLVDAGIAPRQARADLTILLADGDAATIARRAGADGNPVSALVLMLRERSAEPTARWLHRGLTSQDVVDTALMLCTRDVLIRIGDEFAIQVRALTELAETHRDTSALARTLTQAALPSTLGAKFARWLTGVLDAAEPIAGLIASLPVQVGGAVGSLAAATELAGSVEGAIALSDGLAATLRLAPTPPWHTTRWQVTRIGDALVSCCDAWGHIATDVTTGCRPEIGELAEGHGGGSSTLPHKNNPVRSVLIRRAALTAGPLGSILHTAAGATVDERSDGAWHTEWATLRTLARHTVVAAAHTSDLLSGLRVDPPRAAANLAAAESLLSEQRSMTELTGRAALPGYTGAADRLIDSTLGRACRFVKDAP, encoded by the coding sequence ATGATCGATCTGTTCTGGCCGGGCGACGATCTCGCGGGCGACCTGATGAGCGACGGCGCATTCCTGTCCGCGATGGTCGCGGTGGAACAAGCCTGGCTGGATGGACTCGTCGACGCGGGCATCGCGCCCCGGCAGGCGCGCGCGGACCTGACCATCCTGCTCGCCGACGGTGACGCCGCGACGATCGCCCGGCGTGCTGGCGCGGACGGCAATCCCGTCTCCGCCCTGGTGCTGATGTTGCGGGAACGCTCGGCGGAACCAACGGCCCGCTGGCTGCACCGCGGGCTGACCAGTCAGGACGTCGTCGACACCGCACTGATGCTCTGCACGCGTGACGTCTTGATCCGCATCGGCGACGAGTTCGCCATCCAGGTACGGGCGCTGACCGAACTGGCCGAAACTCACCGTGACACTTCGGCACTCGCCCGCACGCTGACCCAGGCCGCACTGCCGAGCACCCTCGGCGCCAAGTTCGCCCGCTGGCTGACCGGTGTACTCGACGCCGCCGAGCCCATAGCGGGGCTGATAGCGTCGTTGCCGGTGCAGGTCGGTGGCGCGGTGGGATCGCTCGCAGCCGCAACCGAATTGGCCGGATCCGTCGAGGGTGCCATCGCTCTCAGTGACGGCTTGGCCGCCACGCTGCGATTGGCGCCCACCCCACCCTGGCATACCACCCGGTGGCAGGTCACCCGGATCGGCGACGCGCTGGTGAGCTGCTGCGACGCCTGGGGCCACATCGCCACCGACGTCACGACGGGCTGTAGGCCCGAGATCGGCGAGCTGGCCGAGGGGCATGGTGGCGGCTCGTCGACGCTGCCGCACAAGAACAACCCGGTCCGCTCGGTGCTGATCCGCCGCGCCGCGCTCACCGCCGGACCCCTTGGTAGCATCCTGCACACCGCCGCAGGCGCGACCGTCGACGAACGCTCCGACGGCGCCTGGCACACAGAATGGGCAACCCTGCGGACACTGGCCCGCCACACCGTCGTCGCCGCCGCGCACACATCCGACCTCCTGTCCGGCCTCCGTGTCGACCCGCCGCGCGCCGCGGCCAATCTGGCCGCCGCCGAAAGCCTGCTTTCCGAACAGCGCTCGATGACCGAGCTGACAGGTCGTGCAGCGTTACCCGGCTACACCGGCGCCGCGGATCGGCTGATCGACTCGACACTCGGCCGGGCTTGCCGCTTCGTCAAGGACGCGCCATGA
- the pcaDC gene encoding bifunctional 3-oxoadipate enol-lactonase/4-carboxymuconolactone decarboxylase PcaDC, translated as MSNPPLTAIHLGGPDDGPLLLLGPSLGTTTATLWTGVAQRLVDHVRVVGWDLPGHGRGRRAHPFTIADLAAAVLVIADDLNVETFHYAGDSVGGCVGLQLLLDAPQRVSSATLLCTGAAIGTPDGWLARAATVRAGGVDTMLAGAAERWFAPGFVDREPGTASALLDALSHTDAESYAQVCEALAVFDVTDRLSEIVTPVLAVAGSVDVPTPPESLRRIASDVKDGDLVVLEGVGHLAPAEAPQRVAGLIAEIVGVPQPPSKTLEDVHRAGMAVRREVLGEAHVDRAVAGTTDLTADFQHMITQYAWGTIWTRPGLDLRSRSMITLTALVARGHHEELAMHLRAARRNGLSNDEIKELLMQTAIYCGVPDANSAFRIAAEVLPEFDEHPGAPS; from the coding sequence ATGAGTAATCCGCCTCTCACCGCCATCCACCTCGGCGGACCCGACGACGGGCCGCTACTTTTGCTGGGCCCGTCGCTGGGGACAACGACGGCCACCCTGTGGACAGGCGTGGCGCAACGACTGGTCGATCATGTGCGCGTAGTCGGATGGGACCTTCCCGGTCACGGCCGCGGCCGTCGGGCCCACCCGTTCACCATCGCCGACCTCGCAGCAGCGGTGTTGGTGATCGCGGACGACCTTAACGTGGAGACATTCCACTACGCCGGTGATTCGGTGGGTGGTTGCGTCGGTCTGCAGCTGCTGCTCGATGCTCCGCAACGGGTCAGTTCGGCGACCCTGCTGTGCACCGGCGCCGCCATCGGCACCCCGGACGGCTGGCTCGCACGTGCCGCTACCGTCCGCGCCGGCGGTGTCGACACGATGCTGGCCGGCGCGGCCGAGCGCTGGTTCGCGCCGGGCTTTGTCGACCGCGAGCCGGGGACCGCCTCGGCGCTGCTGGATGCCCTGAGTCACACCGATGCGGAGTCCTATGCGCAGGTATGCGAAGCGTTAGCAGTGTTCGATGTAACCGATAGGTTGTCCGAAATCGTCACTCCGGTCCTGGCCGTTGCGGGTAGCGTCGACGTCCCCACGCCGCCGGAATCGTTGCGGCGCATCGCCTCCGACGTAAAAGACGGGGACCTGGTGGTGCTCGAAGGCGTCGGACACCTGGCCCCCGCCGAAGCGCCGCAGCGCGTGGCCGGCCTCATCGCAGAGATCGTCGGTGTTCCGCAGCCCCCGAGCAAGACCCTCGAAGACGTGCACCGTGCAGGAATGGCAGTACGGCGCGAGGTGCTCGGCGAGGCGCACGTCGACCGGGCAGTGGCCGGTACCACCGACCTGACCGCCGACTTCCAGCACATGATCACCCAGTACGCCTGGGGCACCATCTGGACCCGCCCCGGTCTTGACCTTCGCAGCCGCTCGATGATCACGCTGACCGCGTTGGTCGCGCGCGGTCACCACGAGGAACTGGCGATGCACCTGCGGGCGGCCCGCCGTAACGGTCTGAGCAACGACGAAATCAAGGAGCTACTAATGCAAACCGCCATCTACTGCGGTGTCCCCGACGCCAACTCCGCCTTCCGCATCGCCGCCGAGGTCCTGCCCGAGTTCGACGAGCACCCAGGTGCGCCGTCATGA
- a CDS encoding 3-oxoacid CoA-transferase subunit A, with protein sequence MSRTLVCHRAEEAVAGINDGATILVGGFGMAGMPTTLINALIEQGAADLTIVSNNAGNGDTGLAALLAAGRVAKVICSFPRQADSYVFDALYRAGKVDLEVVPQGNLAERIRAAGAGIGAFFCPTGVGTPLVEGKETRTIDGRDYVLEYPIFGDVALIRAHVADQVGNLLYRKTARNFGPVMATAASLTVVEVSRVVDTGQIDPETVVTPGIYVDRVLDLSAIPETSTEAAS encoded by the coding sequence ATGAGTCGCACCCTTGTCTGCCACCGTGCCGAGGAAGCCGTCGCTGGAATCAACGACGGCGCAACGATTCTCGTCGGTGGATTCGGAATGGCGGGCATGCCCACCACGCTCATCAATGCGTTGATCGAACAGGGTGCCGCCGACCTCACCATCGTCAGCAACAACGCAGGCAACGGCGACACCGGCCTGGCCGCACTGCTGGCAGCGGGTCGGGTCGCCAAGGTCATCTGCTCCTTCCCGCGACAGGCCGATTCGTACGTGTTCGACGCGCTCTACCGGGCGGGCAAGGTCGACCTCGAGGTGGTCCCTCAGGGCAACCTGGCCGAACGGATCAGGGCGGCGGGGGCCGGCATCGGCGCATTCTTCTGCCCGACGGGGGTTGGCACGCCACTGGTCGAGGGCAAGGAGACCCGCACCATCGACGGCCGCGACTACGTGCTGGAGTACCCGATCTTCGGAGATGTGGCGCTCATCAGGGCGCACGTAGCGGACCAGGTCGGAAACCTGTTGTACCGCAAGACCGCGCGAAACTTCGGCCCGGTGATGGCGACCGCGGCATCGCTTACTGTCGTCGAGGTCTCCCGCGTCGTCGACACCGGGCAGATCGACCCCGAGACGGTCGTCACGCCCGGCATCTACGTCGACCGCGTCCTCGACCTGTCCGCAATTCCCGAGACGTCCACGGAGGCAGCCTCGTGA
- a CDS encoding 3-oxoacid CoA-transferase subunit B: MTRTVDASTRACVEHLDRGPLDRREIAAMIARDIPAGSYVNLGIGQPTMVADFLDPAAGVVLHTENGMLGMGGEAIGDAIDPDLTNAGKIPVTETPGASYFHHADSFAMMRGGHLDVCVLGAFQVSARGDLANWHTGAPDAIPAVGGAMDLAIGAKSVLVMMTLFAKDGTAKLVPSCSYPLTGLRCVNRVYTDYAVFDIDHTGGGQLRVLHTFGLSIAALEERMRMALSCDGRVADLRQC, from the coding sequence GTGACGAGAACAGTCGACGCATCGACCCGCGCCTGTGTCGAGCACCTCGACCGGGGCCCGCTCGACCGTCGGGAGATCGCCGCGATGATCGCCCGCGACATCCCCGCGGGTTCGTACGTCAACCTCGGCATCGGGCAGCCCACCATGGTCGCTGACTTCCTGGACCCCGCCGCGGGGGTCGTGTTGCACACCGAGAACGGGATGCTCGGGATGGGTGGGGAGGCGATCGGCGACGCAATCGATCCGGATCTGACGAACGCCGGCAAGATCCCGGTTACCGAAACCCCTGGGGCATCCTACTTCCACCACGCCGACTCCTTCGCCATGATGCGCGGCGGTCATCTCGATGTCTGTGTCCTCGGCGCGTTTCAGGTCAGCGCGCGCGGGGATCTCGCCAACTGGCACACCGGGGCGCCTGACGCCATACCCGCCGTCGGCGGCGCGATGGATCTTGCTATCGGCGCGAAGAGCGTATTGGTCATGATGACCCTGTTCGCAAAGGACGGAACCGCCAAACTGGTTCCTTCGTGCAGCTATCCACTGACCGGACTTCGATGCGTCAATCGGGTGTACACCGACTATGCCGTGTTTGACATCGACCACACCGGTGGCGGCCAGCTGCGGGTCTTGCACACGTTCGGGCTCAGCATTGCCGCGCTCGAGGAGCGGATGCGCATGGCACTCTCGTGTGATGGACGCGTCGCTGATCTTCGTCAATGCTGA
- a CDS encoding aldehyde dehydrogenase family protein — MQRILLHVYKFHDATASSRTKVSMIVVANPRKIGAQAGPLVSHAQPERVCRNIASTEGTKFSGGEPSQPDELPGYFAASTIVATLERASAVVQDMQDDIVGSVLTLKEFDDEVQAISLANATPYGLAVAVWTRLNDAAIGLSRETTAGFIWFNASRKNSREMSCSGVDNPGCTIAGAAKETRIFGSYDPYPEWQSWRIHRSAAVSSFFAGPPAATGWIPSIFDQCDEAAGGILADYGIGEVARV; from the coding sequence ATGCAGCGAATCCTCCTGCACGTCTACAAGTTTCATGATGCAACGGCAAGCTCTAGGACCAAGGTCAGCATGATCGTCGTCGCAAATCCCCGCAAAATCGGTGCCCAGGCCGGACCGCTGGTTTCCCACGCTCAGCCTGAAAGAGTGTGCCGGAACATCGCCAGCACCGAGGGAACGAAGTTCAGCGGAGGGGAACCGAGTCAACCCGATGAATTACCCGGCTACTTCGCCGCTTCGACGATTGTTGCCACCCTCGAACGGGCATCCGCCGTTGTTCAGGACATGCAGGACGACATCGTCGGTTCGGTGCTCACGTTGAAGGAATTTGACGATGAGGTTCAGGCGATCAGCCTGGCTAATGCAACTCCGTATGGTCTTGCAGTCGCGGTGTGGACCCGTCTAAACGACGCCGCGATTGGCTTGAGCCGTGAGACTACAGCCGGCTTTATATGGTTCAACGCCTCTCGTAAGAACAGTCGCGAGATGTCCTGTAGCGGCGTCGATAATCCGGGCTGCACCATAGCCGGGGCAGCCAAGGAGACGAGGATTTTTGGTTCGTATGACCCTTATCCCGAATGGCAATCATGGCGCATTCATCGAAGTGCCGCGGTGAGCTCATTTTTTGCTGGGCCGCCGGCCGCTACCGGTTGGATCCCGTCCATTTTCGATCAGTGTGACGAGGCTGCAGGCGGCATCTTGGCAGACTACGGCATAGGGGAGGTTGCTCGTGTGTAA
- a CDS encoding CAP domain-containing protein: MCNSTREKRPRGDQLDARRPNLGATKTVREASGRRLRHFLTLTVGIVAVLGVQALLITPAAHGDNKRLDDGVVANVYTIQRQAGCVSDIKTSPSLQLAAQWHARDALTNRNVNGDVGSDGSTPQQRAEAAGCSGAVSETVAINPALAFSGIELINRWYHDPVDFAVMSDCSSTRIGVWSENSVDRTVVVAVYGKPQ; this comes from the coding sequence GTGTGTAACTCGACCCGCGAAAAGCGGCCCCGCGGTGATCAACTCGACGCCAGGCGACCGAACCTGGGCGCAACGAAGACGGTCAGAGAGGCATCAGGTCGCCGCCTCCGACACTTTTTGACGCTCACGGTAGGTATCGTTGCGGTGCTTGGCGTGCAAGCACTACTGATAACGCCCGCCGCGCATGGTGACAACAAGCGCCTCGATGACGGCGTAGTAGCGAACGTATACACCATTCAGCGCCAAGCGGGCTGCGTGAGCGACATCAAGACTAGTCCGAGTCTCCAGCTCGCCGCGCAGTGGCACGCGCGCGATGCGCTGACCAACCGCAACGTCAACGGCGATGTCGGATCGGATGGTTCTACGCCACAGCAGCGGGCGGAGGCCGCGGGATGCAGCGGCGCGGTGTCAGAAACCGTGGCCATCAATCCCGCGCTCGCGTTCAGCGGTATCGAGTTGATTAACCGGTGGTATCACGATCCGGTCGATTTCGCAGTCATGTCCGACTGCTCGAGCACCCGGATCGGGGTCTGGTCGGAGAATTCCGTAGACCGCACCGTTGTCGTGGCGGTGTACGGCAAGCCCCAATGA
- a CDS encoding cupin domain-containing protein produces MTLSRDELDEFAKSMARAGGRDSQHVGEEHLVVSSAEAHWIETASPSQIGLLLRIPASSIEIFLQKIPAGEASDLHRHVHESIHFVQHGSGWSEIGDQRVRWSAGSFVYTPPWIWHRHYADDGRDVEMIVIENSRLLAAVDASQRESMGNTSFADAFGVNTE; encoded by the coding sequence ATGACTCTATCCCGTGACGAGTTAGATGAATTCGCCAAGAGCATGGCGCGAGCAGGAGGTCGCGACAGCCAGCACGTGGGGGAGGAGCACCTCGTCGTCAGCTCCGCCGAGGCGCACTGGATCGAAACTGCAAGCCCATCGCAGATTGGGTTGCTCCTGCGAATACCCGCCAGCTCTATTGAAATTTTTCTGCAGAAGATCCCCGCGGGGGAGGCTAGCGACCTTCATCGACACGTACATGAGTCGATTCACTTCGTGCAACATGGCTCGGGCTGGTCGGAAATTGGCGATCAACGCGTGCGGTGGAGCGCGGGCAGCTTCGTGTATACGCCGCCGTGGATCTGGCATCGCCACTATGCCGACGACGGGCGCGACGTGGAGATGATCGTCATCGAAAACTCTCGCCTCCTAGCGGCGGTGGACGCCAGCCAGAGGGAGAGCATGGGCAACACCAGCTTCGCCGACGCCTTCGGCGTGAACACGGAATAG
- a CDS encoding DUF732 domain-containing protein has product MKRVFAALATAAAALVAVAPQAGADTVAYLVNVHVRPGYNFPNAEAAIGYGRTICDRVAAKMSYARLVDQVKADFRTADYYQGAYLINQAVNELCPAQIWQLRQSAAGYTSAPSVLRR; this is encoded by the coding sequence ATGAAGCGCGTGTTCGCGGCACTCGCAACGGCTGCCGCCGCCCTCGTGGCGGTCGCCCCGCAGGCCGGCGCCGACACCGTGGCGTATCTGGTCAACGTTCATGTCCGGCCGGGCTACAACTTTCCGAACGCCGAGGCCGCGATCGGCTACGGCAGGACGATCTGCGACCGGGTCGCCGCGAAGATGAGCTATGCGCGACTCGTCGACCAGGTGAAGGCCGACTTCCGGACCGCCGACTACTACCAGGGCGCCTACTTGATCAACCAGGCGGTCAACGAGCTGTGCCCGGCGCAGATCTGGCAGCTGCGGCAGTCGGCGGCCGGATACACCAGTGCTCCGTCGGTGTTGCGACGCTGA